The following proteins come from a genomic window of Castor canadensis chromosome 17, mCasCan1.hap1v2, whole genome shotgun sequence:
- the Znf771 gene encoding zinc finger protein 771 isoform X3 yields the protein MPAQSADPARPHACPDCGRAFARRSTLAKHARTHTGERPFACTECGRCFSQKSALTKHGRTHTGERPYQCPECDKRFSAASNLRQHRRRHTGEKPYACAHCGRRFAQSSNYAQHLRVHTGEKPYACPDCGRAFGGSSCLARHRRTHTGERPYACSDCGTRFAQSSALAKHRRVHTGEKPHRCAVCGRRFGHRSNLAEHARTHTGERPYPCAECGRRFRLSSHFIRHRRAHMRRRLYICVGCGRDFKLPASATAATPTERCPECEGS from the coding sequence ATGCCAGCTCAGTCGGCCGACCCGGCGCGCCCCCACGCGTGTCCGGACTGCGGCCGTGCCTTTGCACGCCGCTCCACGCTGGCCaaacacgcacgcacgcacacgggCGAGCGGCCCTTCGCGTGCACCGAGTGCGGCCGGTGCTTCTCGCAGAAGTCAGCGCTGACAAAACACGGCCGCACACACACAGGCGAGCGGCCCTACCAGTGCCCCGAGTGTGACAAGCGTTTCTCCGCCGCCTCGAACCTGCGGCAGCACCGACGGCGTCACACTGGTGAGAAGCCGTACGCATGCGCACACTGCGGCCGGCGCTTCGCGCAAAGCTCTAATTACGCACAACATCTGCGCGTGCACACAGGCGAGAAGCCGTACGCGTGCCCGGACTGCGGACGAGCCTTCGGCGGAAGTTCGTGCCTGGCGCGCCACCGACGCACGCACACGGGCGAGCGGCCGTACGCATGCTCCGACTGCGGCACGCGCTTCGCACAGAGCTCGGCGTTGGCCAAGCACCGGCGCGTGCACACGGGCGAGAAGCCGCACCGCTGCGCTGTGTGCGGCCGGCGCTTCGGCCACCGCTCTAATCTGGCGGAGCATGCGCGTACGCACACAGGCGAGCGGCCCTACCCGTGCGCGGAGTGCGGCCGCCGCTTCCGCCTCAGCTCGCATTTCATCCGCCACCGTCGCGCGCACATGCGGCGCCGCCTCTACATCTGTGTCGGCTGTGGCCGGGACTTCAAGCTGCCCGCAAGTGCCACAGCCGCCACCCCCACCGAGCGCTGCCCGGAGTGCGAGGGCAGCTGA